A genomic stretch from Styela clava chromosome 5, kaStyClav1.hap1.2, whole genome shotgun sequence includes:
- the LOC120344546 gene encoding E3 ubiquitin-protein ligase PPP1R11-like isoform X1, producing MATVVRTTQSEETLTTTISQEPSSPSVVLKLRKPQSDQKVRWTEETIDNEHMGKKSSKCCCIYEKPRIFGEDSSSNDNSSDSDDNAYEKKTKKERAQKKRSKQHDCNDHDHSQHSSDLPGPPT from the exons ATGGCAACGGTAGTGAGGACAACACAAAGCGAAGAGACATTGACCACAACAATCTCACAG GAGCCATCTAGCCCGAGCGTCGTTTTGAAACTTCGCAAACCTCAGTCCGACCAAAAAGTTCGATGGACTGAGGAAACGATTGACAATGAACACATGGGAAAGAAATCTTCCAAAT GTTGTTGTATTTATGAAAAACCTCGGATATTTGGGGAGGACTCGTCGTCAAATGATAATTCTAGCGATAGTGATGACAATGCTTACGAGAAGAAAACGAAAAAAGAGCGAGCGCAGAAGAAACGATCGAAACAACATGATTGTAATGATCACG ATCACAGCCAGCATTCTTCTGATCTGCCAGGGCCACCCACATGA